From one Ignavibacteria bacterium genomic stretch:
- the rplF gene encoding 50S ribosomal protein L6, with amino-acid sequence MSRVGKKPINIPNNVQVTFAGGKCTVKGPKGELAFGVDNSITPKQDGQILVFERANDEKKVRSMHGLTRAIIAGMVEGVSQGFEKKLQIEGVGFKVELRGKALVLNLGFSHPIMFFPPDGVEFVVTSPTVFSVKGIDKQLVGMVAAKIRELRKPEPYKGKGIRYEGEYIRRKAGKSAGK; translated from the coding sequence ATGTCACGAGTAGGTAAAAAACCAATTAACATCCCCAACAACGTGCAGGTAACGTTTGCCGGCGGAAAGTGTACTGTAAAAGGACCGAAGGGCGAATTAGCCTTTGGTGTTGACAATAGCATTACACCGAAGCAGGACGGGCAGATTTTAGTGTTTGAGCGTGCCAACGATGAAAAGAAGGTACGGTCCATGCACGGGTTAACCCGTGCCATCATCGCAGGGATGGTGGAAGGCGTCAGTCAGGGTTTCGAGAAGAAACTGCAGATCGAAGGCGTTGGGTTCAAGGTTGAGCTGCGCGGGAAAGCACTGGTCTTAAACCTCGGGTTTTCGCACCCAATTATGTTTTTCCCACCGGACGGTGTTGAGTTCGTGGTAACATCACCAACGGTCTTTTCGGTAAAAGGAATCGACAAGCAGCTTGTTGGCATGGTTGCCGCCAAAATTCGTGAGCTTCGCAAGCCTGAACCATACAAGGGTAAGGGGATACGCTACGAAGGTGAATATATCCGCCGCAAGGCCGGCAAGTCTGCAGGAAAGTAA
- a CDS encoding 50S ribosomal protein L18, giving the protein MNRFALKRARYERRNRRVRGKISGNSERPRLTVFRSSQHIYAQIIDDTTATTLASASTTDREVRDRITPEMKKTDESKLVGSVLAERAKAAQVSKVAFDRNGFLYHGRVKALAEAARESGLDF; this is encoded by the coding sequence ATGAATCGTTTCGCATTAAAACGGGCCCGCTACGAACGTCGGAACAGACGCGTACGAGGCAAGATTTCGGGAAACTCTGAGCGACCGCGGCTAACGGTATTCCGTTCCAGCCAGCATATCTACGCTCAGATTATTGATGACACCACAGCAACAACGCTGGCGTCTGCATCAACAACAGACCGTGAGGTTCGCGATCGGATTACTCCTGAAATGAAGAAGACAGACGAAAGCAAGCTGGTTGGCAGTGTCCTTGCTGAACGTGCCAAGGCCGCTCAAGTGTCGAAAGTAGCTTTCGACCGTAACGGATTTCTGTACCATGGCCGCGTTAAAGCGCTGGCCGAAGCAGCCCGCGAGAGCGGGTTGGATTTTTAA
- the rpsE gene encoding 30S ribosomal protein S5, with protein MAKQKLSDLNLKDKIVYVGRTAKVVKGGRRFNFSAIVIVGDENGYVGYGLGKAGEVSNAVTKATEAAKKSVVKVRVLDGTVPHEVVGRFGAAKVLIRPATPGTGVIAAGGVRAILELAGVKDVLTKSMGSSNPHNTVKATMNALEQLEDVASVAARRGISIEKVLRG; from the coding sequence GTGGCAAAACAGAAACTATCGGATTTAAACTTAAAAGATAAAATCGTCTATGTTGGCCGTACAGCCAAGGTTGTAAAAGGCGGACGTCGATTTAATTTTAGTGCAATTGTAATTGTGGGCGATGAGAACGGATACGTTGGCTACGGTCTGGGCAAGGCCGGCGAAGTATCGAATGCCGTTACCAAGGCAACCGAAGCTGCAAAGAAGAGCGTGGTGAAGGTACGGGTTCTAGACGGAACGGTTCCCCACGAAGTAGTTGGTCGGTTCGGAGCTGCAAAGGTCCTTATCCGCCCGGCCACACCTGGTACCGGTGTTATAGCAGCCGGCGGGGTGCGTGCAATCCTGGAGTTAGCCGGTGTTAAGGACGTGCTTACGAAATCAATGGGATCATCAAACCCGCACAACACAGTAAAGGCAACAATGAATGCGCTGGAGCAGCTTGAGGATGTAGCCTCGGTAGCTGCACGCCGCGGGATCAGTATCGAAAAAGTATTGCGCGGTTAG
- the rpmD gene encoding 50S ribosomal protein L30: MKLRITQVKSCIGSLKKHKATIKALGLGRPSYTTIKPRNPQILGMVQSVRHLVTVEEVQD, from the coding sequence ATGAAACTTAGAATCACACAAGTAAAAAGCTGTATCGGATCACTTAAGAAACACAAGGCCACCATCAAGGCATTGGGCTTGGGACGTCCGAGCTACACAACCATCAAGCCACGGAATCCGCAGATTCTTGGCATGGTGCAAAGTGTCAGGCATTTGGTAACCGTAGAAGAAGTACAGGACTAA
- the rplO gene encoding 50S ribosomal protein L15 has translation MKHIGNIQPAAGSRHPKKRVGRGAGSGHGGTSTRGHKGHQSRSNFSQSPGFEGGQMPLTRRVPKFGFTNINRIEHQEVNICTLADLVESGKLTNGVVTPDVLYRLGVIRKKTAPVKVLGVGNITVALTVTVDKISASAKQKIESAGGVVNING, from the coding sequence ATGAAACACATAGGAAATATTCAACCGGCAGCAGGATCGCGTCACCCGAAAAAGCGGGTTGGCCGTGGTGCCGGATCGGGCCATGGTGGTACGTCCACACGGGGCCATAAGGGTCACCAATCCCGTAGTAACTTCAGTCAGTCGCCCGGTTTCGAGGGTGGGCAGATGCCGCTGACGCGGAGGGTTCCCAAGTTTGGTTTTACCAATATTAATCGTATTGAACATCAGGAAGTTAACATCTGCACCCTGGCCGATCTGGTAGAGAGTGGAAAGCTTACCAATGGTGTTGTTACGCCCGACGTATTGTACCGACTTGGTGTAATACGCAAAAAAACGGCACCTGTAAAGGTCCTTGGCGTTGGCAACATCACGGTTGCTCTTACCGTAACGGTAGACAAGATATCGGCATCTGCAAAACAGAAAATCGAATCAGCGGGCGGAGTGGTAAACATCAATGGCTAA
- the secY gene encoding preprotein translocase subunit SecY, protein MANIVESIRNIFKIEELRQRLVYTLLALIAVRVGSFITIPGVDVELLRAASSSGDSGGLFGLFDMFVGGAFSNAAVFALGIMPYISASIILQIAGVVLPELQRLQRQGDDGRRKINQYTRYLTVGLAALQSWGVTIKVAQTTANGMSVVADPTFFWTISSILILTGGTIGLMWIGEQITERGIGNGISLIIMIGIIAQFPIAMLQEYNLIESGARNLVIDIVLLLLLAGIIGAVVLVTQGARRIPVQYAKRQVGRKVYGGGTQYIPLRVNTAGVMPIIFAQSILFVPATVASFFPDNQTLQALAGAFNPQSFWYALIYGVIILFFTYFYTAITFNPKEVADNMKKNGGFIPGIRPGAHTSEYIENILTRITLPGAIFLAIVAILPTLAMNLLQVPPIFASFFGGTSLLIVVGVALDTLQQIESHLLMRHYDGFMKSGKMRGRAGALGGGM, encoded by the coding sequence ATGGCTAACATCGTAGAATCCATACGGAATATCTTCAAAATCGAAGAACTTCGGCAGCGGCTAGTTTATACGTTGCTGGCGTTGATTGCTGTGCGGGTGGGCTCGTTTATCACCATTCCGGGTGTTGACGTAGAGCTGCTGCGCGCTGCATCATCATCGGGCGACTCCGGCGGGCTGTTTGGTCTGTTCGACATGTTTGTTGGCGGTGCCTTCTCGAATGCTGCCGTCTTCGCACTTGGTATCATGCCCTACATCTCGGCAAGTATCATCCTGCAGATTGCAGGCGTGGTGCTGCCTGAGCTGCAACGGCTGCAACGGCAGGGCGATGATGGTCGGCGCAAAATCAACCAGTACACCCGGTATCTTACCGTGGGGCTGGCGGCACTGCAATCGTGGGGCGTTACAATCAAGGTTGCACAAACAACGGCAAACGGTATGAGCGTTGTTGCTGATCCCACATTCTTCTGGACGATTTCTTCGATTCTGATTCTTACCGGTGGCACGATAGGCTTAATGTGGATAGGTGAGCAGATCACCGAGCGAGGCATCGGCAATGGTATCTCGCTCATCATTATGATTGGCATTATTGCACAGTTCCCGATTGCAATGCTTCAGGAATACAACCTGATTGAGAGCGGAGCCCGTAACCTGGTGATTGACATCGTACTGCTGCTGTTGCTGGCAGGTATTATCGGTGCTGTGGTTCTTGTTACTCAGGGTGCCCGACGCATTCCGGTACAGTACGCCAAACGTCAGGTTGGCCGAAAGGTTTACGGTGGCGGCACTCAGTACATTCCGCTCCGCGTAAATACTGCCGGTGTTATGCCAATCATCTTTGCTCAATCGATACTGTTCGTACCGGCAACGGTGGCATCGTTCTTCCCTGACAACCAAACACTGCAGGCCCTTGCAGGTGCGTTTAACCCCCAAAGTTTCTGGTACGCACTTATCTACGGCGTTATTATCCTGTTCTTTACATACTTCTACACCGCTATTACCTTTAACCCGAAGGAAGTAGCTGACAATATGAAAAAGAACGGCGGCTTTATTCCTGGCATACGTCCGGGAGCTCATACGTCTGAATACATCGAGAACATCCTAACCCGCATTACGTTGCCGGGCGCTATTTTCCTGGCAATTGTTGCCATCCTGCCAACCCTTGCAATGAATCTGCTCCAGGTACCGCCGATTTTTGCTTCATTCTTTGGCGGCACCAGCTTGCTGATTGTTGTCGGTGTGGCATTAGACACTCTCCAGCAGATTGAATCACACCTGCTGATGCGTCACTACGACGGATTCATGAAGAGTGGAAAAATGCGCGGCAGGGCCGGTGCTCTTGGTGGTGGAATGTAA
- the map gene encoding type I methionyl aminopeptidase, with protein MVPVNSEADIELLAAAGAVVAETLDLVEDAIAPGITTQELDKLAEDFILSKGAKPAFKGYRVGHLEFPFSLCISIDEEVVHGMPSNRMLKEGQIVSIDCGAELDGFFGDSARTVGVGTIPAEKQRLLDVTREALMLGIEAAVEGDKIYSISKAVQTHVEKNGFSVVRELVGHGIGRNLHEEPPVPNFVPGLLHRSRYPNLKLRNGMALAIEPMVNMGLFQVHTASDGWTVYTADAKPSAHFEHTVVINGTTPRILTLSRRNG; from the coding sequence ATAGTACCCGTAAACTCCGAAGCCGATATCGAGCTGCTGGCCGCTGCAGGAGCAGTTGTTGCCGAAACGCTTGACCTGGTTGAAGACGCTATTGCACCCGGGATTACTACGCAGGAGCTTGATAAGCTTGCCGAAGATTTTATCCTGAGTAAAGGGGCTAAACCTGCCTTTAAAGGGTATAGGGTCGGACACCTTGAGTTTCCGTTTTCGCTGTGCATCAGCATCGACGAGGAAGTTGTTCACGGAATGCCGTCAAACAGAATGCTCAAGGAAGGGCAGATTGTTAGTATTGACTGCGGTGCCGAGCTGGACGGCTTCTTTGGTGACAGTGCGCGAACCGTGGGTGTTGGAACAATCCCGGCCGAAAAGCAACGGTTGCTGGATGTTACCCGCGAAGCTTTAATGCTTGGCATTGAAGCAGCTGTAGAAGGTGATAAAATTTATAGTATTTCAAAAGCTGTACAAACCCACGTCGAAAAGAACGGGTTCTCGGTTGTGCGTGAACTGGTAGGACACGGCATTGGCCGCAACCTGCACGAAGAACCGCCTGTGCCCAATTTTGTGCCAGGTCTTCTGCACCGCTCCCGATACCCTAATCTGAAGCTGCGTAACGGTATGGCTCTGGCAATTGAGCCCATGGTAAATATGGGACTCTTCCAGGTGCATACCGCCAGTGACGGGTGGACGGTGTACACGGCCGACGCAAAACCGTCGGCTCACTTTGAACATACTGTAGTTATTAACGGAACAACACCACGCATTTTAACCTTATCACGAAGGAACGGATGA
- the infA gene encoding translation initiation factor IF-1 translates to MSKDDTIRVDGTIVEALPNTQFIVQLENGHQIHAHVSGKMRMHFIKIFRGDKVTVEMSPYDLTKGRIVYRYK, encoded by the coding sequence ATGAGCAAGGACGATACCATCCGCGTTGACGGCACAATTGTAGAGGCTTTGCCTAATACACAGTTTATTGTGCAGTTGGAAAACGGACATCAGATACATGCTCATGTTTCAGGTAAGATGAGAATGCACTTTATTAAAATTTTCCGTGGCGATAAAGTCACGGTCGAAATGTCGCCCTACGACCTTACAAAGGGACGCATCGTTTACAGATACAAATAA
- the rpmJ gene encoding 50S ribosomal protein L36, which produces MKVQASVKKRSPDDKIVRRKGKVYIINKKNPRYKQRQG; this is translated from the coding sequence ATGAAAGTTCAGGCATCGGTAAAAAAGCGTAGCCCCGACGACAAAATTGTCCGTCGAAAAGGGAAGGTATACATCATTAACAAAAAAAATCCACGCTACAAGCAGCGTCAAGGGTAA
- the rpsM gene encoding 30S ribosomal protein S13, whose amino-acid sequence MARIAGIDLPKNKRGIVALTYIFGVGPTTSRDVLDKAGIDPTKRVQTWTDDEIARIRQALSDYKTEGQLRSEIQLNIKRLMDIGCYRGLRHRRGLPVRGQRTRTNARTRKGKRKTVAGKKKAARK is encoded by the coding sequence ATGGCACGTATAGCAGGCATAGACCTTCCAAAGAACAAGCGTGGCATCGTGGCACTTACCTACATTTTTGGTGTAGGTCCCACAACAAGCCGCGACGTTCTTGACAAGGCAGGGATAGATCCCACCAAGCGCGTACAAACATGGACGGACGATGAGATAGCTCGTATCAGGCAGGCTCTGAGCGACTACAAAACCGAAGGCCAGTTGCGCTCTGAAATTCAACTGAATATCAAGCGGCTGATGGATATTGGTTGCTACCGCGGCCTGCGCCATCGGCGCGGTCTGCCGGTGCGCGGTCAGCGTACACGTACCAACGCACGTACTCGTAAGGGCAAGCGTAAGACAGTTGCCGGCAAGAAGAAGGCAGCACGTAAGTAA
- the rpsK gene encoding 30S ribosomal protein S11: protein MAAVKKRVKRKIVADVHGKAFVRATFNNVVVTITDTYGNTLTWSSAGKNGFRGSKKNTPYASQVSAEKAARQAFEMGLRKVDVVVRGPGSGREAAVRALTQAGLEVLSITDRTPLPHNGCRPPKRRRV, encoded by the coding sequence ATGGCAGCAGTAAAAAAACGCGTCAAACGCAAAATCGTAGCCGACGTTCACGGTAAAGCATTTGTGCGCGCCACATTTAACAACGTTGTGGTAACCATCACCGATACCTACGGTAACACCCTTACATGGTCGTCCGCCGGTAAGAACGGTTTCCGTGGTTCCAAAAAGAACACACCGTATGCCTCGCAGGTTTCAGCCGAAAAAGCTGCACGGCAGGCATTCGAAATGGGCTTGAGGAAGGTTGACGTGGTTGTACGTGGTCCGGGATCAGGCAGGGAAGCAGCCGTGCGTGCCCTAACCCAGGCAGGGCTGGAAGTACTGTCGATTACCGACCGCACTCCGCTCCCGCATAACGGGTGCCGTCCGCCAAAACGCAGACGGGTGTAA
- a CDS encoding DNA-directed RNA polymerase subunit alpha, with the protein MNTLMQMPERLVVEHLGSEFHALFTLNPLEEGYGVTIGNSLRRVLLSSIQGSAITGVKISDVLHEFQTIPGVTEDMCEIILNLKEIQLRAVDGKLPQRISFTVKGGGQWTAKSIADATSEVEVLDPNKVIANLADDAEFDVELRVGFGTGYVPAEEQNTSDFPVGMLPIDSVYTPIKNVIYKVEPFRVGQKTDYEKLTLDVLTDGSITAEKALQDAAKILADHIRYFRGALAVSDEVPSVDGLLSGSEKDRERIRLRKILLQPVDEMELSVRAHNCLKAANIKILADLVSLQETDLLKFRNFGRKSLAELTDVVYQSGLSFGMDVSPYIQDELKGSE; encoded by the coding sequence ATGAACACTTTAATGCAGATGCCCGAGCGGCTGGTGGTTGAACACCTAGGCTCTGAATTTCATGCGCTGTTTACACTTAACCCGCTGGAAGAAGGCTATGGTGTAACCATCGGGAATTCTCTTCGCAGGGTTCTTCTGTCGTCAATCCAAGGTTCGGCAATCACCGGAGTGAAAATCTCCGATGTTCTGCACGAATTCCAAACCATTCCCGGTGTTACGGAAGATATGTGCGAGATTATCCTGAACCTGAAAGAAATCCAATTGCGCGCCGTTGACGGAAAGCTTCCTCAGCGTATTTCGTTTACAGTAAAGGGTGGCGGACAGTGGACGGCTAAGTCGATTGCCGACGCTACGTCCGAAGTCGAAGTGCTTGACCCGAATAAGGTAATTGCTAATCTTGCTGATGATGCCGAATTTGATGTTGAACTTCGTGTTGGCTTTGGCACAGGATACGTACCGGCCGAAGAACAGAATACATCGGACTTCCCGGTTGGTATGCTACCAATCGACTCGGTGTACACACCAATAAAGAATGTTATTTACAAGGTTGAGCCGTTCCGCGTTGGACAGAAAACCGACTATGAAAAGTTAACGCTCGATGTGTTAACCGACGGCTCGATCACTGCCGAAAAGGCTTTGCAGGATGCTGCCAAAATCCTGGCCGACCATATCAGGTATTTCCGTGGCGCTCTTGCGGTGTCGGATGAAGTACCCTCGGTGGATGGTCTGCTTTCAGGTAGCGAGAAAGATCGTGAACGCATCCGGTTACGGAAGATACTGCTACAGCCGGTAGACGAGATGGAGTTAAGCGTACGCGCACATAATTGTTTGAAGGCAGCCAATATTAAAATTCTGGCAGATCTTGTTAGCCTTCAGGAAACCGATTTATTAAAATTCAGGAATTTTGGCCGAAAAAGTCTTGCCGAATTAACCGATGTTGTTTACCAAAGCGGTTTATCATTTGGTATGGACGTATCGCCTTACATCCAAGACGAACTCAAAGGAAGCGAATAA
- the rplQ gene encoding 50S ribosomal protein L17, which produces MRHGYAGRKLKRTASHRKALLSNLATSLFEHKRVRTTVAKAKELRPFAEQLITRARKAYSAERANNAGGVDVHNRRMVGRFIRNKAVLQELFDTIAPVVAERNGGYTRITKLGQRRGDQSPEAIIELVDWSNAQDGRVSSKGGRKAKASKPAKPSKPAGAEALTASAAAGAVATAAEPVAESAADAVAEQDVAPVTETTVDTVVEEQAEAVAPEAEAVQDDAPLADDASEAGDAPAGDEEKSE; this is translated from the coding sequence ATGAGACATGGGTATGCAGGGCGGAAGCTTAAGCGCACCGCCAGTCACCGTAAAGCGTTGCTATCGAATCTTGCAACCAGCCTGTTCGAACACAAGCGTGTGCGGACAACGGTTGCCAAGGCTAAGGAACTTCGTCCGTTTGCCGAGCAACTGATTACCCGCGCCCGCAAAGCCTACAGTGCGGAACGTGCAAACAATGCCGGCGGTGTAGATGTACACAACCGTAGAATGGTTGGACGTTTTATTCGCAACAAGGCTGTGCTGCAAGAGTTGTTTGATACTATCGCACCCGTAGTTGCAGAACGTAACGGCGGTTATACACGAATCACTAAACTTGGTCAGCGCCGCGGCGATCAAAGTCCCGAAGCTATTATCGAGTTGGTGGATTGGTCAAATGCACAAGATGGGCGCGTAAGCAGTAAGGGTGGCCGGAAGGCAAAAGCCTCAAAACCTGCTAAGCCCTCTAAGCCAGCAGGCGCTGAGGCATTAACGGCTTCTGCTGCAGCAGGTGCGGTTGCCACGGCTGCTGAACCTGTTGCTGAATCAGCTGCCGATGCTGTGGCTGAACAGGACGTTGCACCGGTAACCGAAACCACGGTTGATACTGTTGTCGAAGAGCAGGCCGAAGCAGTTGCTCCCGAGGCCGAAGCAGTGCAAGATGACGCACCACTTGCCGATGATGCATCCGAAGCAGGTGATGCACCGGCCGGCGACGAAGAAAAGAGCGAATAA
- a CDS encoding YihA family ribosome biogenesis GTP-binding protein translates to METIQASFITGAVSPEQFPVHTLPEVAMIGRSNVGKSSLINRIVLQGNVARVSNTPGKTREINFFNTSMGFVLVDLPGYGYARVSKQHRAGFSVLIRRYLIERPNMALACVLVDSRHDPMESDLAMIEELEFASRPYTVLLTKTDKLKPTQVKERTLQLRHLLEHCRHCVDVIATSSETGEGRSSVLGMIKRLCSQFNKPS, encoded by the coding sequence ATGGAAACCATTCAGGCATCATTCATCACTGGAGCGGTAAGCCCGGAACAGTTCCCGGTGCATACCCTGCCGGAGGTTGCCATGATTGGGAGAAGTAATGTTGGCAAAAGCTCGCTTATTAACCGTATCGTGCTGCAAGGCAACGTAGCACGGGTTTCAAATACTCCGGGTAAAACCCGTGAGATAAACTTCTTTAATACAAGCATGGGTTTTGTACTGGTGGACCTTCCGGGTTACGGCTATGCACGGGTGAGCAAGCAACACCGTGCCGGTTTTAGCGTGCTGATCCGCCGGTATCTGATTGAACGCCCGAATATGGCGCTCGCTTGCGTTCTGGTTGACAGCAGACACGATCCGATGGAAAGTGACCTGGCAATGATTGAGGAGCTTGAATTTGCCAGCCGCCCATACACAGTTCTGCTCACTAAAACCGATAAGCTGAAACCAACCCAGGTTAAGGAGCGCACTCTGCAGCTGCGGCATCTGCTGGAACACTGCAGGCACTGTGTTGACGTGATTGCAACGTCATCCGAAACAGGTGAGGGAAGATCAAGTGTGCTTGGTATGATTAAAAGACTTTGTTCGCAGTTCAACAAACCATCGTAA
- the purE gene encoding 5-(carboxyamino)imidazole ribonucleotide mutase — MVGIVMGSDSDLPVMREAAAVCDEFGVPYEIRIVSAHRTPADMADYGTTARNRGIHIIIAGAGGAAHLPGMLASFSTVPVIGVPIPSKHLNGLDSLLSIVQMPAGVPVATVAIGGGRNAGLLAVQILSVSDHDLHNKLQTYKDALADESRSKRTD; from the coding sequence ATGGTAGGAATTGTTATGGGAAGTGACTCGGACCTACCGGTGATGCGGGAAGCAGCAGCCGTATGCGATGAGTTCGGAGTCCCGTATGAAATTCGAATTGTAAGCGCCCATCGTACACCGGCAGACATGGCTGACTATGGTACAACTGCCCGCAACCGTGGTATTCACATCATCATTGCCGGAGCAGGCGGGGCAGCCCACCTTCCGGGAATGCTTGCGTCGTTTAGTACCGTTCCGGTAATCGGTGTTCCGATTCCGTCCAAACATCTTAATGGCCTTGACTCACTGCTAAGCATTGTTCAAATGCCGGCAGGAGTGCCGGTTGCAACTGTTGCAATAGGCGGCGGTAGGAATGCCGGCCTCCTGGCTGTTCAGATTTTATCAGTCTCGGATCATGACCTGCATAACAAGCTGCAGACGTATAAAGATGCTCTGGCAGATGAGTCACGCAGTAAACGTACTGACTAA
- a CDS encoding LysR family transcriptional regulator produces the protein MKKFTVRVRVWVNEAEGPFLGPGRVRLLEKIHETGSITNAARAMKMSYRQAWQLVEDMNSRAKQPLVEKILGGKNGSGSVLTKVGERAIAEFYRIQSELQNQADELSKKLTL, from the coding sequence ATGAAAAAATTTACTGTCAGAGTGCGAGTATGGGTAAACGAAGCCGAGGGGCCGTTCCTTGGCCCGGGAAGAGTACGTCTGCTGGAGAAGATTCATGAAACCGGCTCAATTACGAATGCAGCTCGAGCTATGAAAATGTCGTACCGGCAAGCCTGGCAGTTGGTCGAAGACATGAACAGCCGCGCCAAACAGCCTCTGGTAGAAAAAATATTGGGTGGTAAAAACGGCAGCGGATCGGTCCTGACCAAGGTGGGAGAACGAGCCATTGCTGAGTTTTACCGCATCCAGTCCGAACTTCAGAACCAAGCCGACGAACTGTCAAAAAAATTAACACTATAA